Proteins co-encoded in one Podospora pseudoanserina strain CBS 124.78 chromosome 7 map unlocalized CBS124.78p_7, whole genome shotgun sequence genomic window:
- a CDS encoding uncharacterized protein (COG:S; EggNog:ENOG503NWGK), translated as MTVSSDAGSKLEGVAAMSNSAASASTTAAGGTAPVGDEVASTITVNTKVPAASFPTPKTDKPRPHVCGTCQRSFARLEHLKRHERSHTKEKPFECPECTRCFARRDLLLRHQQKLHQTTTPSSRPRNRRESASGAAPGASRVRKNSIAGPSAAAAAAAAAANSNAASMRPRANTISHIDNAAMQNMLATNLQVQRGIQPTHSRHASLVGLPMSNTFDTYGMAAALAQRGAPHGLPKLETHGISMDFTGGLRTAPPLPFNPEFEYDNLFFGPATSSTINPNALHYSDSPPPMSMDPLSPFAHGLPDMTGTQQLDDGFEWLNGFENQMSFNSGPNENAVDGSSPSAISTTSQSGISDVMVDGSNHQSVSTVVWQPSIMGPPQMGNPFSLDMGGSVFPDLLSGAPLSPQPPPAGKAIGDGYFSTPPPSLSSLSPSILSGLNGPNLSQTLNMGAGPETPSSMNGSNHGTLPVSTITDSTRNAILGALSASQASAFGTRRYSFATSNSPLTAQPPTNTSSSDQNSSSNLPSTRDLQRYVGAYLRYFHPHLPFVHVPTLSFETSPQSANGRNSGIGGSGCLLLSMAAIGALFELEHQASMELFGLAKKMIQLYLDERRKANVRKAESIRRTPLSDQNSHQQDPSVETPVWLVQAMLLNVVYGHNCGDKRSGEIATTHAAALVSLAQGAELLRAPRPEPAKDVDMMDVDAAWNGTARKEADEQVEWLRWKAAEERKRTLYAVFILSSLLVSAYNHTPALTNSEIYLDLPCDEEFFAAESASVFQSKGGAPAANRNRMTFHEALGELLRTNEKEQKNLALKNVHQPFGTAVNINDLPKSNLKPSSFGCLILINALHNYIWETRQRHHNKVWTNEETEKMHRHIEPALRAWHAAWASNPHHSPERPNPFGLGPLSADAITMLDLAYVRLFVNLSRSKEKFWQRDWDGMAEELARGSEIIQHAEHSPASNTDSAATEQSDASGVSPHFVDSPLTQTSSPDFAASKFSQSGTINPAAVTQSQQQQQQQPSGTRSTTRREKHLRKAAFFAAESLSVSDKLGVTFANLTSRELPLQSTLCVFDCAQVLAEWVATLQDRVGRYLGILGRDSVDLTQVPAIMLLEEEDLKLLGKIDSIIRGAETKMNQDMAGGDAAVTGMDGKPHLGDSPGYAANLLRVTAYMFDKAAVWPVTRLITACLETHAGHMRVRAEKSVMVHE; from the exons ATGACTGTGTCGAGTGACGCTGGCAGTAAGCTTGAGGGTGTCGCCGCCATGTCCAATTCCGCTGCCTCTGCGTCGACCACTGCCGCTGGCGGCACTGCGCCCGTCGGTGATGAAGTTG CCTCAACAATCACGGTCAACACCAAGGTTCCCGCAGCCAGTTTCCCGACGCCCAAGACCGACAAGCCGCGCCCTCATGTTTGCGGCACCTGCCAGCGCTCGTTCGCTCGGCTGGAGCATCTCAAGCGCCACGAGCGCTCGCATACCAAAGAAAAGCCGTTTGAGTGTCCCGAGTGCACGCGTTGCTTTGCTCGCCGCGATCTGCTGTTGCGACACCAGCAGAAGCTCCATCAGACCACGACTCCTTCCTCCCGTCCACGTAATCGTCGCGAGAGCGCCAGCGGGGCCGCCCCCGGTGCCAGCCGTGTCCGCAAAAACAGCATCGCAGGTCCGagtgctgctgccgctgccgctgctgccgccgccaacagcAATGCCGCGTCCATGAGACCGCGCGCCAACACTATCAGCCACATCGACAATGCTGCGATGCAGAACATGCTGGCAACGAACCTGCAGGTCCAAAGGGGAATCCAGCCTACGCACAGCCGTCACGCTAGCCTCGTTGGTCTGCCCATGAGCAACACCTTTGACACCTATGGCATGGCTGCCGCTCTGGCGCAGCGAGGGGCTCCTCATGGCCTTCCCAAGCTGGAGACTCACGGCATCAGCATGGACTTCACCGGTGGCCTGCGGACAgcgcctcctctcccattCAATCCCGAATTCGAGTATGACAACCTGTTCTTCGGCCCTGCCACAAGCTCGACCATCAATCCAAATGCTCTGCACTACAGCgactcgccgccgccaatgTCCATGGACCCGTTATCCCCCTTCGCACACGGGCTTCCCGACATGACGGGTACCCAGCAGCTGGATGATGGGTTCGAGTGGTTGAACGGCTTTGAAAACCAAATGTCATTCAACAGCGGCCCCAATGAGAATGCTGTGGACGGCTCATCACCCTCAGCCATTagcaccaccagccagaGCGGCATTAGCGATGTCATGGTGGACGGTTCCAACCACCAGTCCGTCTCGACTGTGGTTTGGCAGCCCTCTATCATGGGCCCACCGCAGATGGGCAACCCCTTCTCTCTCGACATGGGCGGCTCGGTATTCCCAGACCTTTTGAGTGGCGCCCCCCTCTCGCCGCAACCGCCACCAGCTGGTAAGGCCATCGGCGATGGCTACTTTTcgacacctcctccctctctcagCTCGCTGAGTCCATCGATTCTCTCAGGCTTGAATGGTCCAAACCTGAGTCAAACTCTTAATATGGGTGCCGGTCCGGAGACGCCGTCCTCGATGAATGGTAGTAATCATGGCACCTTACCCGTCTCGACAATCACTGATTCAACAAGAAATGCCATCCTAGGTGCCCTCTCGGCCTCCCAGGCGTCCGCCTTCGGCACGCGAAGATACTCCTTTGCGACGTCGAACTCGCCATTGACCGCGCAACCGCCGACGaacaccagcagctccgatcagaacagcagcagtaacCTCCCGAGCACGCGAGACCTTCAGCGATATGTCGGGGCCTATTTGCGCTACTTTCACCCCCACCTGCCGTTTGTCCACGTTCCGACGCTTTCGTTCGAGACCTCGCCGCAATCAGCTAACGGTCGAAACAGCGGCATTGGCGGGAGTGGGTGCTTGCTTCTTTCCATGGCGGCAATTGGTGCCCTGTTTGAGTTGGAGCATCAGGCGTCGATGGAGTTGTTTGGGTTGGCCAAGAAAATGATCCAGTTGTACCTCGACGAGCGGAGGAAAGCGAACGTAAGAAAGGCAGAGTCTATCCGACGAACTCCCCTGTCGGACCAGAATTCACATCAGCAGGACCCTTCCGTCGAGACTCCCGTGTGGTTGGTACAGGCAATGCTTCTGAATGTCGTGTATGGTCATAATTGCGGAGACAAGCGGTCCGGAGAGATAGCGACCACCCATGCCGCTGCGTTAGTAAGTCTTGCGCAAGGAGCCGAGCTCTTGCGGGCACCGCGACCCGAGCCTGCCAAAGATGTTGACATGATGGATGTGGATGCCGCTTGGAACGGAACCGCGAGGAAGGAAGCTGACGAACAGGTCGAGTGGCTGCGCTggaaggcggccgaggaaaGAAAACGTACTCTCTATGCTGTCTTTATCCTTTCTAGTCTTCTGGTGTCGGCATACAATCACACTCCGGCTCTGACCAATTCCGAGATCTACCTCGACCTGCCCTGCGACGAGGAGTTCTTTGCTGCCGAGTCTGCCAGTGTCTTCCAGTCAAAAGGCGGCGCCCCCGCGGCAAACCGTAATCGCATGACGTTTCATGAGGCACTGGGTGAGCTGCTCCGCACAAACgagaaggagcagaagaaTCTGGCTCTCAAGAACGTTCACCAGCCGTTTGGCACAGCGGTTAATATCAACGACCTACCCAAGAGCAACCTGAAACCTAGCAGCTTTGGCTGTCTGATCCTGATCAATGCTTTGCACAATTACATTTGGGAGACGCGCCAGCGACACCACAACAAGGTGTGGACCAACGAGGAGACGGAAAAAATGCATCGGCACATCGAGCCAGCCCTCCGGGCCTGGCACGCGGCCTGGGCAAGTaaccctcaccacagccCAGAGCGTCCCAACCCTTTTGGCCTGGGCCCTCTCTCCGCCGACGCCATCACCATGCTTGACCTAGCCTATGTGCGCCTCTTTGTAAACCTGTCACGGTCCAAGGAGAAGTTCTGGCAGCGGGACTGGGACGGCatggccgaggagctggcAAGAGGGTCGGAAATCATACAGCATGCTGAGCATTCTCCGGCGTCCAACACCGATTCGGCCGCCACGGAGCAGTCAGATGCATCTGGAGTAAGCCCACACTTTGTCGACTCCCCACTAACgcaaacctcctctcctgacTTTGCCGCGTCCAAGTTCTCGCAGTCTGGGACAATCAACCCAGCTGCCGTGACACaatcccagcagcagcagcagcagcagccttcgGGCACACGATCCACAACGCGCAGGGAAAAGCATCTGCGGAAagcagccttcttcgccgccgaGTCCCTCTCGGTTTCGGACAAGCTCGGCGTGACTTTTGCCAATCTGACCAGTCGCGAATTGCCGCTGCAATCGACTCTCTGTGTGTTTGACTGCGCCCAGGTCTTGGCAGAATGGGTGGCGACGTTGCAGGACCGGGTTGGGCGTTATCTTGGGATTCTGGGCCGAGACAGTGTTGATCTCACACAGGTACCTGCCATCATGCTtcttgaagaggaggatctGAAACTGCTGGGCAAAATCGACAGCATCATTCGTGGCGCCGAGACGAAGATGAATCAGGACATGGCTGGTGGCGATGCTGCGGTGACGGGCATGGATGGCAAGCCTCATCTCGGCGACAGTCCCGGTTACGCCGCGAATCTGCTCAGAGTCACTGCCTACATGTTCGACAAAGCCGCTGTATGGCCAG TGACTCGCCTGATCACCGCCTGCCTGGAAACTCATGCTGGTCATATGCGAGTGCGCGCAGAGAAATCGGTCATGGTCCACGAATGA
- a CDS encoding uncharacterized protein (EggNog:ENOG503Q4W2; COG:I) produces MQGPCQFRTRVKKKKWEKNGQSLAGGPLVVPCCGFARAGGGRSLIPPPLPLFLARFPPFPPLLFPFSSPPSPLRLRGFGSLPPDPYNQPKMATAITTTETRSRKANGGANGVLKTKVVEYPDIQTIRDAIPAHCFEPTILHSMAYVFRDLIMAGALGWAAFTYIPQINDSIVRGLAWALYGYLQGLVLTGVWILAHEAGHGAFSKHQNFNDVVGWVLHSALMVPYFSWKFSHHRHHRFTGHMEKDMAFVPATKEDRQKRRLADLYLDRELFEDVPLVQLVKLIFHQLAGWQMYLLFNATAGPASKQREGGWLRVSHFEPTSAVFRPSEAVYIFITDVGLAIVGYCLYLASTMVGWKMVFLMYGQAYFWVHHWLVAITYLHHTHPDVPHFDAENWTFVKGALATVDRDFGFVGRHLFHGIIDTHVVHHLFPRIPFYKAEEATEAIKPVVGDLYHQEKGSFLGSLWKTFTTCKYVEADPTVPGTLKWAESK; encoded by the exons ATGCAGGGTCCCTGTCAGTTTCGAACGagagtaaaaaaaaaaaaatgggaGAAAAACGGACAGTCGCTGGCTGGTGGTCCCCTGGTGGTCCCCTGTTGCGGTTTCGCTCGAGCGGGCGGTGGAAGAAGTTtaattcctcctcctctccctctttttctcgcccgctttccccccttccctccccttctctttcctttctcatctcccccatcgCCTCTCCGTCTCCGTGGATTtggctccctccccccagatCCATACAATCAGCCCAAGATGGCGACcgctatcaccaccaccgagaccaGGAGTCGCAAGGCCAACGGCGGTGCCAATGGCGTGCTCAAGACCAAGGTGGTCGAGTATCCCGACATTCAGACCATCCGCGATGCCATCCCCGCCCACTGCTTCGAGCCAACTATCCTCCACTCGATGGCTTATGTCTTCCGCGACCTCATCATGGCCGGCGCCCTTGGCTGGGCTGCCTTCACCTACATCCCCCAGATCAACGACAGCATCGTCCGCGGTCTTGCCTGGGCCCTCTATGGCTACCTCCAGGGCCTCGTCCTGACGGGCGTCTGGATCTTGGCTCACGAGGCCGGCCACGGCGCCTTCTCCAAGCACCAAAACTTCAACGACGTCGTTGGCTGGGTCCTCCACTCGGCTCTCATGGTGCCCTACTTCTCCTGGAAGTtctctcaccaccgccatcaccgctTCACCGGCCACATGGAGAAGGACATGGCCTTCGTCCCCGCCACCAAGGAGGACCGCCAGAAGCGCCGCCTTGCCGACCTCTACCTCGACCGCGAGCTCTTCGAGGACGTCCCCCTTGTccagctcgtcaagctcaTTTTCCACCAGCTCGCCGGCTGGCAGATGTACCTCTTGTTCAACGCCACCGCCGGTCCCGCCAGCAAGCAGCGCGAGGGCGGCTGGCTCCGCGTCAGCCACTTTGAGCCCACCAGCGCCGTCTTCCGCCCCAGCGAGGCCGTCtacatcttcatcaccgaCGTCGGTCTCGCCATTGTCGGCTACTGCCTCTACCTCGCCTCAACCATGGTCGGCTGGAAGATGGTGTTCCTGATGTACGGCCAGGCCTACTTCTGGGTCCACCACTGGTTGGTCGCCATCACCTAcctccaccacacccaccccgaCGTTCCCCACTTCGACGCCGAGAACTGGACATTCGTCAAGGGCGCCCTCGCCACCGTCGACCGCGACTTTGGCTTCGTCGGCCGTCACCTCTTCCACGGCATCATCGACACCCACGTCGTTCACCATCTATTCCC CCGCATCCCCTTCtacaaggccgaggaggccacCGAGGCCATCAAGCCCGTGGTCGGCGACCTTTACCACCAGGAGAAGGGCTCGTTCCTCGGCTCGCTCTGGAAGaccttcaccacctgcaAGTACGTCGAGGCCGATCCCACCGTGCCGGGCACTCTTAAGTGGGCCGAGAGCAAGTAA
- a CDS encoding uncharacterized protein (EggNog:ENOG503NZGP; COG:S), producing MDSNEAQRQTCEEEGGKIIDAESPFDGPTHTYPKATSYTPPVPKSRNEYAPGANVDHNTAAVPDDHGPQDKKPSLVGRLANRLGLDAGTLIIMFKGSLPPTIAIAMYQAAPITAYFTTLGYLVPIVSVLALAILPRGKFLMNMILNLFSVCLGAAISMLALWSAVKARENTRSSAPRPASGTGGGQALTMVPYNSSQSAVCAVWLFFGIWLGNVVRAKLPAFNLPVIIFSIFVNVAATYGPFMTTTTGAQKFVRELLTAMLVALALAFAVNLFVFPMSSRLVVFKEFEGAIGLLRRTVKLQREYLVSLEKEDMFAVASQATGSREENGRRLTKEERAAKQLKETGDKMRQLAGKLHADIPFAKRDFAWGKLNGDDIGQLFSLFRNVYIPVLGMMTIIDIFKRVSEHRGWNRLRNEDELSDDEIAAKEKEKRVWNEVMKQMHEPFEILSGAIDQGLEHAGLCLGLLPRPKRARDVEAQGEQVRPGDPRLAKVMDEKVAAFYSKKGELLRTWVRERGFRLEDNEDGYGEEHLTEQRERDQSQLYIVLYMENLMHASGEAVQALVAFADKKVADGTMSRNRIIIPSNKRLKKLLLSVFNNEDSSGEESPDLTETRNTIVYFGDGYNRKKDPEHLPPETAWQHFGNGLRKISAFLGSEESMFGFRVACATMTVGIVAFLEETQRFFMEQRLVWAMIIIALGMTMTSGQSFFGFLCRVGGTVIAMVLSLIIWYIVDEQPAGAIVIMWFFVFISYYFFLKYPRFIPAIMITIVTQVLIIGYELQTIRLGKEIAERTGQPWYPTYLLAPYRLACVAGGSLVAFFWTIFPSPLTDRTWLRRDLSATLYLVANYFGVISSTLRSNLDDTAGDVDIPGTPAHQLHKISRKIFGKVMMLVPSMMQHSEWQRWEPTIGGKFPREAYDDIIAGSTRIMAYLTLISYTLMHPTRVYHATSKEHNGEDGDETHIRSREWLNALAKVLRTLRPTHHSILSTLTLLSNSLLSGQRLPPFLPLPRPYEMTRRLMTLSSSKSYPKHANDDEDNGSEEGPGEEDDEDNESDGAPVRLVDSRTGRDDRDEDRLLRKRTTRSSHKLDHIPEHHDGGRPRKRRPVEVNLLDPRNMEQPGYAEFAVLQVCTTLVCDDLEGLVKAVSGLVGVVDFSFRYEGSESTLGANSGNETASEGLRRRKG from the exons ATGGACAGTAATGAAGCACAACGACAAACctgcgaggaggagggggggaagataATCGACGCAGAAAGCCCTTTCGACGGTCCTACACACACATATCCAAAAGCGACTTCATATACACCACCGGTACCGAAATCGAGAAACGAATATGCACCCGGTGCCAATGTCGACCACAACACTGCTGCTGTGCCAGACGACCATGGGCCACAAGACAAAAAGCCAAGCTTGGTGGGCAGGCTGGCGAACAGGTTAGGACTCGATGCCGGTACCTTGATCATCATGTTCAAGGGGTCACTACCTCCAACAATCGCCATTGCCATGTACCAAGCCGCCCCCATAACCGCCTATTTCACCACTCTCGGCTACCTCGTCCCCATCGTCAGCGTTCTCGCCCTGGCCATTCTCCCGAGGGGAAAGTTTCTCATGAACATGATCCTGAACCTCTTTTCCGTCTGCCTCGGGGCCGCCATCTCCATGCTGGCACTCTGGTCGGCCGTCAAGGCCCGGGAAAACACCAGATCTTCTGCTCCGCGTCCAGCGTCAGGAACAGGGGGTGGGCAGGCTTTGACCATGGTACCATATAACTCTAGCCAGTCGGCTGTCTGCGCCGTCTGGCTGTTCTTTGGCATTTGGCTGGGGAATGTAGTGAGGGCCAAGCTGCCGGCCTTCAACTTGcccgtcatcatcttcagcaTCTTTGTCAATGTCGCGGCCACCTACGGACCTTTCATGACAACAACTACCGGGGCACAGAAGTTTGTCAGGGAGTTGTTGACGGCCATGCTCGTGGCACTAGCATTGGCTTTTGCCGTCAATCTCTTCGTTTTCCCCATGAGTAGTcggttggtggtgttcaaAGAGTTTGAGGGCGCGattgggttgttgaggaggacaGTAAAATTACAGAGAGAGTATCTGGTGTCACTGGAGAAAGAGGACATGTTTGCTGTCGCAAGCCAGGCAACGGGTTCAAGAGAAGAGAatgggaggagattgaccAAGGAAGAGAGGGCTGCAAAACAGCTGAAAGAGACTGGTGATAAGATGAGGCAGCTGGCGGGGAAGCTGCATGCTGATATACCGTTTGCCAAGAGAGATTTTGCCTGGGGAAAACTGAACGGGGATGATATTGGGCAGTTGTTTTCGTTGTTTCGGAATGTGTACATTCCGGT GCTTGGGATGATGACCATCATCGACATCTTTAAGAGAGTGTCGGAACACCGTGGGTGGAACCGTCTTCGCAATGAAGACGAGCTGTCTGATGACGAGATTGCcgccaaagaaaaagaaaaaagggtTTGGAACGAGGTCATGAAACAAATGCATGAGCCGTTCGAGATTTTGTCTGGAGCTATCGATCAAGGTCTGGAACATGCTGGGCTCTGCTTGGGATTGTTACCACGGCCAAAACGGGCACGAGATGTTGAGGCCCAAGGCGAACAGGTTCGACCCGGCGACCCCAGACTTGCCAAAGTCATGGATGAAAAGGTTGCCGCTTTCTACTCCAAAAAAGGAGAACTGCTAAGAACTTGGGTCAGAGAGCGCGGCTTTCGCCTTGAGGACAATGAAGACGGGTATGGAGAAGAACACTTGACGGAGCAGCGAGAGCGAGATCAGTCCCAGCTCTACATTGTTCTTTATATGGAGAATTTGATGCACGCTTCAGGCGAGGCCGTTCAAGCACTTGTCGCGTTTGCTGACAAGAAGGTGGCCGATGGGACTATGTCTAGAAATAGGATCATCATACCGTCGAATAAACGGCTAAAGAAATTACTCCTCTCGGTATTCAACAACGAAGACTCGTCAGGGGAAGAGTCGCCAGATCTCACAGAGACCAGAAACACCATCGTATACTTTGGAGATGGCTACAACCGAAAGAAGGATCCGGAGCACCTGCCACCAGAAACAGCTTGGCAGCACTTTGGCAATGGGCTACGCAAGATTTCTGCTTTTTTGGGATCCGAAGAGTCCATGTTTGGGTTTCGAGTAGCTTGTGCTACCATGACGGTTGGGATTGTGGCTTTTCTCGAAGAAACCCAGCGCTTTTTTATGGAACAAAGACTGGTTTGGGCCATGATCATAATCGCCCTTGGCATGACAATGA CATCGGGCCAGTCCTTTTTTGGCTTCCTTTGCCGAGTTGGAGGCACAGTCATAGCTATGGTGTTGTCCCTGATCATATGGTATATCGTTGATGAACAGCCCGCCGGCGCCATTGTGATCATGTGGttcttcgtcttcatcaGCTACTACTTCTTCCTCAAATACCCTCGTTTCATTCCGGCCATCATGatcaccatcgtcacccAAGTACTCATTATCGGGTATGAGCTTCAGACTATCCGACTTGGAAAGGAGATTGCCGAACGAACAGGGCAGCCCTGGTATCCAACATACTTGCTCGCTCCGTATCGTCTAGCTTGCGTGGCAGGTGGCAGTCTCGTTGCCTTTTTCTGGACGATATTTCCATCCCCATTGACAGATCGCACCTGGCTCCGAAGAGATCTGTCAGCAACTCTCTACCTGGTAGCCAACTACTTCGGTGTTATCAGCAGCACGCTTCGGTCCAATCTGGACGACACGGCTGGAGATGTTGATATTCCCGGGACGCCAGCACATCAGCTTCACAAGATTAGCCGTAAAATCTTTGGCAAGGTCATGATGCTGGTCCCCTCCATGATGCAGCATTCCGAGTGGCAGCGATGGGAGCCTACGATAGGGGGGAAGTTTCCCCGCGAAGCCTACGACGACATCATTGCGGGAAGCACAAGAATCATGGCTTACCTCACCCTTATAAGCTACACGCTCATGCACCCTACGCGTGTTTATCACGCCACCTCGAAAGAACACAacggggaggatggcgatgaaACCCATATCCGCAGCCGCGAATGGCTCAACGCTCTCGCCAAGGTTCTGCGCACTCTGAGACCAACACATCACTCAATTCTGTCCACATTGACGCTACTGTCGAACTCTCTATTGTCAGGCCAGAGGCTACCCCctttcttgcccttgccaaGGCCGTACGAGATGACGAGACGGCTGATGACGCTGTCGTCATCCAAGTCTTACCCCAAACATgccaacgacgacgaggacaaTGGCTCCGAGGAAGGACcgggcgaagaagatgatgaagacaaTGAGTCGGATGGCGCCCCCGTTAGACTAGTCGACTCCCGAACAGGGAGAGATGACCGCGACGAGGACAGGTTGCTGCGGAAGCGCACCACTCGTTCGAGCCACAAACTTGATCACATCCCTGAGCACCACGATGGCGGCCGtccaaggaagagaaggccgGTTGAGGTGAATCTACTGGATCCGAGAAACATGGAACAGCCGGGATACGCAGAGTTTGCCGTGCTGCAGGTATGCACCACACTGGTATGTGACGACCTGGAGGGGCTGGTCAAGGCGGtgagtgggttggttggtgtggTCGACTTCAGTTTTCGGTACGAGGGGAGCGAGTCAACCTTGGGTGCCAACTCGGGGAATGAGACTGCAAGTGAAGGGTTGAGACGAAGAAAAGGATAG
- a CDS encoding uncharacterized protein (EggNog:ENOG503PGKV) yields the protein MCIGSLPTSITTPTHPPTRPPTTPRVSPLDNSQGQRCQSITHLPPTPPPAIPSPSPPPSPPLALPDPDSYPPYPSSHSSRSRSKSTKSSLSSSSSSKSKHSHSSDNHEEGGHKIPYVFLGSIAAASFLAHKYWPKGYVYGDKEDWELSKYERRAREKLQAATAAKRGKVNEREVKSYSPRPPAHDGREARRGGYAYKGPPRVSHRREVYEEQEEGEVYSNPGSRRGSLRGAAPRGRIDPRGYYNDDDREYTRGLSEYAVAPSVLRSKSQSGRDQFYSDVAPSRDRSLPPRRASSVANEEYYMTPAIGPAASRNRDSHYPPPPPRSYVSGRELSRPRYLIEEPRAGPPLLARPESMRGRELQRRPYYDEEVVAPRAPREAVVYVYRDAPSAGSRRASVVLEAGRNRAFDWDYR from the coding sequence ATGTGCATCGGTTCTTTACCGACATCAATCACCACGCCGACACACCCTCCGACACGCCCTCCGACGACTCCCCGAGTCTCGCCTCTTGATAACTCGCAAGGTCAACGATGCCAGTCTATTACACACCTCCCCCCGACCCCCCCACCTGCCATCccttctccatcacctccgccatcaccgcccctAGCCCTCCCGGACCCAGATTCCTACCCACCCTACCCCTCCTCACACTCCTCGCGCTCCCGTTCCAAGTCAACCAAatcctcactctcctcctcttcttcttccaagtCCAAACACAGCCACTCCTCCGACAACCacgaagaaggaggccaCAAGATCCCCTACGTCTTCCTAGGCTCCATAGCCGcggcctccttcctcgcaCACAAATACTGGCCTAAAGGTTACGTCTACGGCGACAAGGAAGACTGGGAGCTGTCCAAATACGAGAGAAGGGCCAGGGAGAAATTGCAGGCCGCAACGGCCGCCAAGAGGGGCAAGGTGAACGAGAGGGAAGTTAAGAGTTACAGTCCCCGACCACCGGCGCACGACGGCAGGGAGGCGAGAAGGGGTGGGTATGCCTATAAAGGGCCACCTCGGGTATCCCACAGGAGGGAAGTGTATGAagaacaggaggagggggaggtgtacAGCAACCCCGGAAGTAGAAGAGGAAGCCTGAGAGGTGCCGCCCCCCGGGGAAGAATCGATCCGAGGGGTTActacaacgacgacgacagagAGTATACCAGAGGTCTCTCCGAATACGCCGTCGCGCCCTCGGTCCTGCGGAGTAAGAGCCAAAGCGGGAGAGACCAATTCTACTCTGACGTTGCGCCCTCTCGGGACCGatcccttcctccccgtcgCGCCTCCTCTGTTGCGAACGAGGAATATTACATGACACCGGCCATCGGTCCAGCGGCCAGCCGGAATAGAGATAGTCACTACCCCCCGCCACCTCCGCGAAGTTATGTTTctgggagggagttgagcAGGCCGAGATACCTGATTGAAGAGCCCCGAGCTGGACCGCCCTTGCTTGCCAGGCCAGAAAGCATGAGGGGTAGGGAGTTGCAGAGGAGGCCATACTatgatgaagaggttgtAGCCCCGAGGGCTCCGAGAGAAGCGGTTGTGTATGTGTACCGGGATGCGCCATCAGCAGGAAGCAGAAGGGCGTCTGTTGTCCTGGAGGCTGGGAGGAACAGGGCATTTGACTGGGATTATCGGTGA